The window CAGCATGCCCGGTTTGGCGAACATCACCAGGTTGCCCAGCAGGATCAGGCACAGGCCAATCACCGCATTGAGGTGCCACTGGTAACCTTCGTAAATCGTCGAAATGGTCAGCGCTACCAGCGGGAACAGCAGGGTGCTGTAGGCCGCCGCGCCGGCGCCGATGCGCCCCAGCAGGCTGAAATAGGCGGCGAAGGCGATCACCGAACCGAAAATCGCCAAATACAGCAGCGAACCGATATAGCGGCTGTTGTATTCAATCTGGAACGAGGCGCCCTGCGCCAGCGCAATCAGCGCCATCAGGATCGCGCCGTAGCTCATGGCGTAGGTATTGGTGGAGAGAATATCCAGCCCGCGCCGCTGATGGCGCGCGCTGATCATGTTGCCCAGTGAAAAACCGTAGGTGCCGAGCGCGCTCAGGCCGATGCCTTTCAATAGCTCCGGCGCCATTCGGCTAGCGGCCAGATCCTGCCAGAACAGCGCGACGATGCCCGTCAAGCCCAAGACTGCCGCCGGCAGCAGGTTGGCGCTGGGGCGCTGGCGGAAGAACAGCATGCCGTTAACGGCGTTGAACAGCACCGCCATCGAGAAAATAACCGATTCCAGCCCGCTGCTGATATAGGCCGCTGCGTGGTAGAAACAGTAGAAGTTGAAGCCGAATACGCAACAGCCCTGCAGCATGCAGAACAGGTGGTCGCGCGCGGCGATGCGCCGCAGGCGGCGCGCCAGCAGCAGCACGGCGAACATGACCGCGGCGGAGACCACAAAGCGGTAACCGATCGAGACAGGAATGGCCACCGGGCCTTCCTGTTGCAGGGTAATCGCAATCCAGGTGGTGCCCCAAATCAACACTACGGCAAGGTACAACAGCGCGTTCATAATCAACTCCGTTAAAACAGATGAACGCAGTATCCGCCGTTGCCTGCGCCGCCGCTTTCAGCACTTTGCGCACAATTGCATATTCTTGCGCTTTTTTTGGCAAAAGCGTGGGGTGGCGACTGGTGCGCGGCGGCGCCACTCTTTACACTGCAGAGATTGAGATGAACGGGGCCGGCTATGTCCAGATATCAGGCGTTTGAAACGCTGAGCAAGCACAAGGCGCAGCTGCACGACAGCATCCAGCTGGGCTCCGGCGTGGAGCTGGCCGCCTGGTCCAACTGCAACGACCGCATCACGCAGGAAAGCGCCGATCACCACACCCTGAGCCTGTACGTCGCCGACGGCTACGAATGTTATCAAAAGGTGCCGGGTGGCTGGAAAAACGGCGGCGGGCCGGATCGCTTCTGCATCATGCCACGGCAGTATGAATCCACCTGGGACGTGCGCAGCGATCTGTCGTTCGTGCATCTCTATTGCACCGACGCCCACCTGCGCCAACTGGCGGAGCAGACCTGGGATCGCAGCCCGGCGTCAATCAACGTCGAACAGCGCGCGTTTGCCGAAGATCCCCAGATTACGCTGCTGTACCGCCAATTTTTGCTCAACCGCGACTGGCGGGATCGCGCCAATCAGCTGGCGCTGAGCAGCGCCTCAACCCTATTGATGTCGCATATGATCCAGCGCTATACCCAGCTGCAGTGGGCCTTGCCAAAGGTGCGCGGCGGCCTGGCGCCGGCGGTGGCGAAAAGGGTGAAGGAGTATATCGACGGCCATCTGGGCCAGCCGTTGCTGCTGGCGGATCTGGCGGCGCAGGCCGGCTTGAGCGAGTTCCACTTTGCGCGGATGTTTAAGCACGATACCGGCCTGGCGCCACATCAGTTTGTGATGCGCGCCCGGCTGCGGCAGGCGGAAAAACTGCTGCGCCACAGCCAACTGCCGCTGACGCAGATTGCGCTGGACTGCGGCTTCAGCTCCGCCAGCCACTTCAGCAACCGCTTCAGAGCGGCCTACGGATTTGCTCCGCTGCGCATGCGGCAGGGGCGCGGAGAATAAGGAAAGCCAATGGAACAGCAGTTTGCAGGGTTAGGCGTGTTGTTTATCGCCGGGTTTGGGCCGGTGACCCAGAATACCGAGCACAGCAAGGCCTTTTATCTCGATACGCTGGGGTTGCCGCTGAAACCGATGCCGGGCAACCGGGACTATCTGCTGGCCGAGCCGGGCGAGTTGGATGGCGTGAAGCACTTCGCGCTGTGGCCGCTGGCGCAGGCGGCGCAATCTTGTTTCGGCAACGAGCAATGGCCGCAAACGCTGCCGGTGCCGCAGGCCTGGATCGAGTTCGACGTCGCCGATATGGCGCTGGCGGCTCAGGGGTTAATCGATCGCGGTTATCGCCTGCTGGTCGCCAACCGCGAAGAACCCTGGGGGCAGAGCGTAACGCGTTTAATGAGCCCGGAGGGATTGTTGGTCGGCGTTACCCATACCCCCTGGTTGCGTGCGTAAATACCCCGCAGGCCGTTTTTGCCTACGAAACGGCCTAATAATAAATGTTCATTAGCTTAAAACCCTGGGTAATATAACCTGTTAATCTTTCCGAGCTATTCTCCTCTTTAACTGAGTAATTCCTGTCATTACGTCAAAATCAACGTGGTTGCTCTATTATTTCCTGTCTATTTAGTGCTGTTTTTAAGAGGTTAATTCCCGCTATCAAGCAGCGGCAATAAATAGAGATTATTCTTATATTTGCATCAGGCATTGAAAACAACAATGACTCTCGTTTTCAACCATGAAAAGGAAAGCAACCATGAGAAAACTCAGGCGAGCGGGAATAGCGCTGGCGATATCCCTGGCATCTATCCTGATATTTCCTGCCGCAATGGCGGCGGAAAATAACCAGGCAACCAATAAGGCGGCGACCATGAAGGAAAATAGCGCGCAGTTTATTGCGGTAGGTAAAATCGTGCAGGTCACTTTTGGCGGTTTTGCATTCAAACTCGACTTTACCGACGACAAAACCATGACCTTTACCGGCATTGGCGAGGCCTCGCAGGGCGTGACGGACACCGTGCAGTATACCGCGGTAGAAATACGTCCTCAGCTGTACATGGTGTACTGGCATGAGCCTAAGTCGGGCGATAACGTCACCCACGTCGAGGATTACCAGCGCGGTGAGGTGTACACCAATATCGCCGGCAAGGACGGCAGCTTTACCCATCTGAAAGGGCAGTTGAAGATCGTTGGGCATTCAGGAAAATAAGGAGCAGTTATGAAAAAGGCATTTATCCCGTTACTTATCGCCGGCGGCCTGTTGGCCAGCTATCCCGCACTGGCGGTGGAAGGCGGCGCCGCGCAGAAACACGCGGTTAAAGGCTATCACCACGGCCAGCAGAAATTAAAAGTGGTGGAAGATTTGTACGCCGGTTTTTTTAATCGCCATGATATCGGCGTGGCGAAAAAGTTGATTGTGGAGAATTATAAACAACACAATCCTTTTGTTGGCGATGGCATCAAGCCCTTCCTCGATTTTTTCAGCCAAAATTTTAAAGATAACCCGCAGTACAGCGCCAAAATATACCGCAGTGCGGTGAGCGGCGATTTGGTCTACGTTCACGTGCTGTACAAAAATAACCCGCAGGATCGCGGCACCGCCAGCGTAGATATCTACCGGGTGAACGATCGGGGCCAAATTACCGAGCACTGGGACGTGAATCAGGAAGTGCCGGAAAAATCGGCGAATGACAATACCATGTTCTGATAATTGGCCGCTTTGGCGGCCTAATTATAAATAATTCGCTTTATTTAATTACTAAAATACACAAAGGGGCCGCCGTCGAGTAGGCTACGGCCCGCCTTAGGCAGTACTGGTACGGTTGATGGGCGTCATTGTCCCAGTACTGTCTATGGTAACCCCATTATTTCCTCTCCACCGCCGCCATTTGCCGCCGCAGCTGCAGGCAGTTAATCAGCACCAGCAGAGCCGTTACCGCGAATACCCAACGGAACCCCAGCAGAGCCGACACCCCGGAACCGATCAATGGGCCGACTACGTTGCCCAGGTACATAAACGACTGGTTATAACCGAAAATGCGACCGGTGACCTGATCGGAAGAGTACCTCAGCAGCAGCGCTTGCACCGCCGGCATCAGCGCGCCGTCGGCAAAGCCCAGCAGAAAACGCAGAATGCCCAACTGCAGCGGGGTCTCCACCCAGGCCATGATGGCGAACAGCAGGGTAGTCAGCATCAGCGCCGCAATCAGAATGCGCGCGGTGCCGATGCGATCGCCGAGCCGTCCGAGGCGCGGGGCGGAAATCAACGCCGCAACGCCGGGAACGGCGGCGATCATCCCGCTGATAAAGGCAATATTGCTGACATTGCCCGACAACTCTCGAATAAACAGCGTCAGGATCGGGCTGATGGAGGAGTTGGCCAGTTGGATCATCAGGGTGCAGAAGAACAGGGTAACGATTAGCGCCGGGTAAGGCAGCGATCGGAATACCGCTTTGCCGCTCAGCTGGTCGGCCTTTTTCACCTCGACGCGCCGCTCTTTAATCAGGAACAGCGTCACCAGGAAGCTGACGAACATCAACCCGGCGGTGACGAAAAACACCACCCGCAGGCCAAGGTGGTCGGCCATTAAGCCGCCCAGCAGCGGCCCGGCGATCACCCCGGTGATCTGGCCGGTGGACAGCATGCCCAACGCCCAGCCGCTCTTGTCGCGCGGCGCCTGGGTGGCGACCAGCGCCATGGCGTTGGGAATGTAGCCGGAGGTTAACCCCATCAGCGCCCGCAGCGCAAACAGCTGCCAGACGCTGGTCGCCAGGCCCTGCAGCGCGATCACCACCGCCATGCCCAGCGAAGCGCGCAGCAGCATCAGCTTGCGCCCCTTGCGGTCGGCCAGGCTGCCCCACAGCGGCGAAACCACCGCCGAAACCAAAAAGGTGCCGCTGAACACCAGCCCGGACCACAGGCTGAGCGACTGATGGCCGGTGACGCCAAGCTGCTCGACATACAGCGGCAGAAAAGGGAGGATTTGGCTCATCGCCAGCCCGGTGAAGAAACAACCGAGCCAGACCGAGATCAGATTGACTTTCCACGCTTCCATCAACTTGTCGTACCACTTTGAATTTTGGAGGGATTTATTGAGCAAAATAATAATAACACCGCTAATCAAGTGGTGCCGGGGAAATGCGTGAGTAAACGTATCGTACGGCGCCACAAAAATCAGCGCTCGCGCGCCGTATTAGGGAAAGTCAGGGTCAGGAATCCGCGTAGGGCGTTGATGTCATTGGTATACAGTGCCAGCGTTTCTTCTTCCGTTCGTCCCTGTATCAGCAGATCGCAATAGTAGGGATCAAGGCAGAAATCGAAACGCCACTCGGGTGCTGCGAGCACGTTCGCCTTGCCCGTTTCCAGCTCAACCGCCAGGCGGGTGCCAGGGTGAGCCGTGAGCGTTTCAGCCGCACGTTGTAGTACATCACCGTCGGCCAGGAGGGGGGCTATGCCATTGGCGATGCAGTTGCGAAGAAATGTCTCATTGAAGCTTTTTGCGATGATAACGCGAAAGCCATAGTCCCTCAGCGCCCAGACGGCGCTTTCGCGCGAGCTGCCGCAGCCGAAATTGGCGCCGGATAGCAGGATTTGCGCGCTCTGGTAGGCGGGATTGTTCAACACGAATGTCGGGTCGGGCGTGCGGGACGTCAAATTCCGGTATCGCCAAAAGGCGAATAACGATTCGCCGTAGCCCGCAACGGCGACGCGCGTGTTCTCGGAGGTTGGGATCAGCGCATCGGTGTCTATGTTGTCTCGCATCACCGCGCAGGCGATGGCCTGAAATCTATTCAATGCCTGTGGCATAAGCCGTTCCTTGTGGGTGGTGTCTCAGAGTTCACGAGGGTCCGTCAGGTAGCCGGTCACGGCGGAAGCTGCCACTGTGGCCGGGCTGGCGAGGTGAGTGCGGGTGCCAGACCCCTGGCGGTTCTCGAAGTTGCGGTTAGTGGAACTGATCACGCGTTTGCCTTGCCAGATTGGGCCTTCGCGCCCCGCGCAGTTTGAGCAACCCGATTTACGCCAGCTGAAACCTGCATCTTCAAATATCAAGTGTAAACCCTCAGCTTCTGCGGCGGCTCTGACGGCCATCGAGCCCGGCGTACACATCGCCTGAACGCCGGGGGCGATTTTTCTGCCTCGCAGTATCTCGGCTGCCGCGCGCAGGTCGCTTAAACGGGCGTTGGTACAGGAGCCGATGAATGCCGCATCGATGGGGATGGACTGCATCGCCGTACCGGGCTTCAGCGCCATGTATTCCAGTGCCCGTCTGGCCATCTGCGCCGCCACAGGATCGTCGCCGACGTCCGGCTCCGGCACCTTATCACACAGGCTAACCGCATGCATGGGGCTGGTTCCCCAGGTCACCTGGGGCGTTAGTGTATCGGCGTGAAATGTGATTTCCTTGTCGAAGCGCGCATCATCGTCGCTGTGCAGCCGGGGCCAATGCACGGCCGATGCTCGCAGCGCGTCGTCGTCGAGCCGGCTATGGGCCGCCAGGTAGTCATAGGTAGTGTTGTCAGGCGCGATGAGCGCATAGCGGGTGCCCATTTCGGCCGCCATGTTGCAGAGCGTCATTCGTCCCTCGATAGACAGCGCGTCAACGGCTTCGCCGAAGAACTCAATGGCATATCCGAGAGCCAGCCTGACGCCATATTTGGCCAACAGCCCCAGTGCAATATCTTTGCTGTAAACCCGTTCACCCAGCCTGCCATTGAGCGTGACGCGCAACGTTTTGGCTTTTTGCACGATCAGTGCGCCATAACGCAGCACGCTGGCGATTTCCCCCGAGCCGGCGGCAAACGCCAGAGCACCGAATGCGCCATTCGTGCAGGTGTGGCTATCGCCGCAAACCAGCGTCATGCCCGGCATGACAAACCCCTGTTCCGGCGCCGCAACGTGGACGATCCCATGGGCTAGACTGTTCGGGCTCGCGTAATCGAAACCGAAGGTTTGTGCGCCTGCCGCCAGAGATGCGATCATTTCGCTGCCGCCCTTTGAGGGCGAGTCGAACGGTCCGCGATCGGGAGCGGTGCTGATGGCATGATCCGCCACGGCGAAGACCTGAGACGGATGCAGAAGGGGGCGTTCGCCGCGTCGCATCATTTCTCGCAGTGCGTAGCCGCCGGTAATCTCGTGAAGCATCAGGCGATCGATAACCATTACGGCCCGATCTCCCGCCACGGAGGCAACCTGGTGGTCTTCCCAAAGCTTGGCGAAAAGCGTTTGGCCGCTCATAGTGCGAAGGCCTGTTCGCGAGCCCGTTCTGCGGGCAAGCCCACAGCAGAAGTCACCTCATCGAATGAAAGCAATTGCTGCTCCAACCCATCCAGTCGCCCGGACTCAGCCAGCGTCGTCAGCGCCTGCTGCATTGCACTGCCGGCAGCGCAGAGTGTCAGAATCGGGTAAGAAACGCGCGCCACCCCTAAACGTTCAAGTTCCTGCAGGCTGAGCAGCGGGCTTTTCCCACCGCGAGTCCCAACCATATTGATGCTGATAGGGGCCTGGACCTGCGCAACGGCGGCCGCAATCTCTTCCTGTGAGCGAATGGCTTCAATGAAAAT is drawn from Serratia entomophila and contains these coding sequences:
- a CDS encoding 3-isopropylmalate dehydratase large subunit, which gives rise to MSGQTLFAKLWEDHQVASVAGDRAVMVIDRLMLHEITGGYALREMMRRGERPLLHPSQVFAVADHAISTAPDRGPFDSPSKGGSEMIASLAAGAQTFGFDYASPNSLAHGIVHVAAPEQGFVMPGMTLVCGDSHTCTNGAFGALAFAAGSGEIASVLRYGALIVQKAKTLRVTLNGRLGERVYSKDIALGLLAKYGVRLALGYAIEFFGEAVDALSIEGRMTLCNMAAEMGTRYALIAPDNTTYDYLAAHSRLDDDALRASAVHWPRLHSDDDARFDKEITFHADTLTPQVTWGTSPMHAVSLCDKVPEPDVGDDPVAAQMARRALEYMALKPGTAMQSIPIDAAFIGSCTNARLSDLRAAAEILRGRKIAPGVQAMCTPGSMAVRAAAEAEGLHLIFEDAGFSWRKSGCSNCAGREGPIWQGKRVISSTNRNFENRQGSGTRTHLASPATVAASAVTGYLTDPREL
- a CDS encoding nuclear transport factor 2 family protein, whose amino-acid sequence is MKKAFIPLLIAGGLLASYPALAVEGGAAQKHAVKGYHHGQQKLKVVEDLYAGFFNRHDIGVAKKLIVENYKQHNPFVGDGIKPFLDFFSQNFKDNPQYSAKIYRSAVSGDLVYVHVLYKNNPQDRGTASVDIYRVNDRGQITEHWDVNQEVPEKSANDNTMF
- a CDS encoding helix-turn-helix domain-containing protein encodes the protein MSRYQAFETLSKHKAQLHDSIQLGSGVELAAWSNCNDRITQESADHHTLSLYVADGYECYQKVPGGWKNGGGPDRFCIMPRQYESTWDVRSDLSFVHLYCTDAHLRQLAEQTWDRSPASINVEQRAFAEDPQITLLYRQFLLNRDWRDRANQLALSSASTLLMSHMIQRYTQLQWALPKVRGGLAPAVAKRVKEYIDGHLGQPLLLADLAAQAGLSEFHFARMFKHDTGLAPHQFVMRARLRQAEKLLRHSQLPLTQIALDCGFSSASHFSNRFRAAYGFAPLRMRQGRGE
- a CDS encoding multidrug efflux MFS transporter, which produces MEAWKVNLISVWLGCFFTGLAMSQILPFLPLYVEQLGVTGHQSLSLWSGLVFSGTFLVSAVVSPLWGSLADRKGRKLMLLRASLGMAVVIALQGLATSVWQLFALRALMGLTSGYIPNAMALVATQAPRDKSGWALGMLSTGQITGVIAGPLLGGLMADHLGLRVVFFVTAGLMFVSFLVTLFLIKERRVEVKKADQLSGKAVFRSLPYPALIVTLFFCTLMIQLANSSISPILTLFIRELSGNVSNIAFISGMIAAVPGVAALISAPRLGRLGDRIGTARILIAALMLTTLLFAIMAWVETPLQLGILRFLLGFADGALMPAVQALLLRYSSDQVTGRIFGYNQSFMYLGNVVGPLIGSGVSALLGFRWVFAVTALLVLINCLQLRRQMAAVERK
- the leuD gene encoding 3-isopropylmalate dehydratase small subunit, yielding MPQALNRFQAIACAVMRDNIDTDALIPTSENTRVAVAGYGESLFAFWRYRNLTSRTPDPTFVLNNPAYQSAQILLSGANFGCGSSRESAVWALRDYGFRVIIAKSFNETFLRNCIANGIAPLLADGDVLQRAAETLTAHPGTRLAVELETGKANVLAAPEWRFDFCLDPYYCDLLIQGRTEEETLALYTNDINALRGFLTLTFPNTARER
- a CDS encoding VOC family protein; its protein translation is MEQQFAGLGVLFIAGFGPVTQNTEHSKAFYLDTLGLPLKPMPGNRDYLLAEPGELDGVKHFALWPLAQAAQSCFGNEQWPQTLPVPQAWIEFDVADMALAAQGLIDRGYRLLVANREEPWGQSVTRLMSPEGLLVGVTHTPWLRA
- a CDS encoding DMT family transporter — protein: MNALLYLAVVLIWGTTWIAITLQQEGPVAIPVSIGYRFVVSAAVMFAVLLLARRLRRIAARDHLFCMLQGCCVFGFNFYCFYHAAAYISSGLESVIFSMAVLFNAVNGMLFFRQRPSANLLPAAVLGLTGIVALFWQDLAASRMAPELLKGIGLSALGTYGFSLGNMISARHQRRGLDILSTNTYAMSYGAILMALIALAQGASFQIEYNSRYIGSLLYLAIFGSVIAFAAYFSLLGRIGAGAAAYSTLLFPLVALTISTIYEGYQWHLNAVIGLCLILLGNLVMFAKPGMLWRRRAV
- a CDS encoding MoaF-related domain-containing protein, which codes for MRKLRRAGIALAISLASILIFPAAMAAENNQATNKAATMKENSAQFIAVGKIVQVTFGGFAFKLDFTDDKTMTFTGIGEASQGVTDTVQYTAVEIRPQLYMVYWHEPKSGDNVTHVEDYQRGEVYTNIAGKDGSFTHLKGQLKIVGHSGK